The Neorhodopirellula lusitana genome contains a region encoding:
- a CDS encoding vWA domain-containing protein — MKTALSRNTEPSHATDSANEISDTEVVMESVWDSDGTIAMVGSMQVHIIIFLTLALFQLQSPIDDEAVVIVSTPPEYEEKIEMIEEIVVSETPQTAIGSDAMAELDMAQASAEVFAEVADIPNPVDLQPTDLGQIMVNRLFNQPVAPQKRLETRKGSTGTGTAGAAGAVDQITFEIMQAAEERPTLVVWLFDQSGSLTRQRSDIRERFNRIYEELGILNDGKAEANAPREEARVLTSIIGFGEKVDLYTEEPTADLSEIQSIVSKIPVDNSGVERVFTAVEAAAKEYKPLRRNIGPRGPKRNVLFVVVTDERGDDGMRLETSIDSCRKLGIPVYVIGVPAPFGQEHTLVKYVDPDPKYDQTPAWAQVDQGPETLLPERLQLSFTGNFEQEPVIDSGFGPYGLTRLCYETGGIYFTVHPSRNVSREVRRNEIEAFTSDMRYFFDPSAMVRYRPDYVSQQDYITAVKNSPLRAALVKAAAIPNVDGIQRPRTRFVKTNEAQLAGDLTKAQQDAAPLEPKLLQMALTLEQGLPGREDETSPRWLAGFDLAYGRVLAQKVRTETYNAVLAQAKRGMPFKDKKNNTWILVPSDEINVGSKWQREADKAREYLTGVIEQHPDTPWALLATKELEAPIGWKWTEEFTAPKPPREPGPGNNNNNPAPNDDQKRMLKRAPKRPIPKL, encoded by the coding sequence ATGAAAACCGCTCTATCGAGAAACACGGAACCCTCCCACGCGACCGATTCAGCGAATGAAATTTCCGATACGGAAGTCGTTATGGAATCCGTCTGGGATTCCGATGGCACGATCGCCATGGTGGGCAGCATGCAGGTCCACATCATCATCTTTTTAACCCTGGCACTGTTCCAACTTCAATCGCCAATCGATGACGAAGCCGTGGTGATCGTTTCGACGCCGCCAGAATACGAAGAAAAGATTGAGATGATTGAAGAGATCGTCGTCAGCGAAACGCCACAAACCGCGATCGGCAGCGACGCGATGGCCGAACTGGACATGGCCCAAGCCTCCGCCGAAGTGTTTGCAGAGGTCGCCGACATCCCCAACCCCGTCGATCTTCAGCCAACCGACCTGGGGCAAATCATGGTCAACCGGCTCTTCAATCAGCCCGTCGCACCTCAAAAGCGACTCGAAACACGCAAAGGCAGTACCGGAACCGGCACAGCAGGAGCCGCCGGGGCGGTTGATCAGATCACCTTCGAAATCATGCAGGCCGCCGAAGAACGCCCCACCCTGGTCGTTTGGCTGTTCGACCAAAGCGGCTCTTTGACGCGTCAACGATCTGACATCCGCGAACGGTTCAATCGAATCTACGAAGAACTCGGCATCCTGAATGACGGCAAGGCCGAAGCCAACGCACCCCGAGAAGAGGCACGCGTCCTGACCTCGATTATCGGCTTCGGCGAAAAGGTGGATCTCTACACCGAAGAACCCACCGCCGACCTGAGCGAGATTCAGTCCATCGTCTCCAAAATTCCAGTCGACAATTCCGGTGTCGAACGAGTCTTCACCGCCGTCGAAGCCGCCGCCAAAGAATACAAGCCTCTGCGCCGAAACATCGGACCGCGCGGCCCCAAGCGAAATGTGCTGTTTGTGGTCGTCACCGACGAGCGAGGTGATGACGGCATGCGTCTGGAAACGTCCATCGACTCATGCCGCAAACTGGGCATCCCCGTCTACGTCATCGGCGTGCCGGCTCCCTTTGGCCAAGAACACACTTTGGTGAAGTACGTCGACCCTGACCCCAAGTACGACCAAACCCCAGCGTGGGCACAAGTTGACCAGGGGCCCGAAACTCTGCTTCCCGAACGGTTGCAATTGAGCTTCACCGGCAACTTCGAACAGGAACCCGTCATCGATAGCGGCTTCGGTCCTTATGGCCTGACCCGCTTGTGCTACGAAACCGGCGGGATCTATTTCACGGTCCACCCGTCAAGAAACGTTTCTCGTGAAGTCCGCCGCAACGAAATTGAAGCGTTCACATCGGACATGCGGTACTTCTTCGACCCGTCGGCCATGGTTCGCTACCGCCCCGATTATGTATCCCAACAAGACTACATCACCGCCGTCAAAAACAGCCCATTGCGAGCCGCGCTGGTGAAGGCCGCCGCGATCCCCAACGTGGACGGCATCCAACGCCCACGAACCCGATTTGTCAAAACCAACGAAGCCCAACTGGCCGGCGATTTAACCAAAGCCCAACAGGATGCGGCTCCGCTGGAACCCAAACTGCTGCAGATGGCATTGACGCTCGAACAGGGACTGCCCGGACGCGAAGACGAAACAAGTCCCCGGTGGCTCGCCGGATTTGACCTCGCCTATGGACGGGTCCTTGCCCAGAAAGTCCGTACCGAAACCTACAACGCGGTCCTGGCTCAAGCAAAACGCGGCATGCCGTTCAAAGACAAAAAGAACAACACCTGGATCCTAGTCCCCAGCGACGAGATCAACGTGGGCAGTAAGTGGCAGCGCGAAGCCGACAAGGCACGGGAATACCTGACGGGTGTCATCGAACAGCATCCCGACACCCCTTGGGCACTGCTAGCGACGAAAGAACTGGAAGCCCCCATCGGCTGGAAATGGACGGAAGAATTCACCGCCCCCAAACCACCCCGAGAACCAGGCCCAGGCAACAATAACAACAACCCAGCACCGAACGACGACCAAAAACGGATGCTGAAACGGGCCCCCAAACGCCCAATTCCAAAGCTGTAA
- a CDS encoding metallophosphoesterase family protein: MSGRLIAIGDIHGFNEPLRTLIDEIAPTPEDVIVTLGDYVDRGPDSKGVIDTLIELSQKTQLIPLIGNHEEMMLNVIEGEQSHHGWLRYGGVETLDSYAFDGEMDFLPPEHVEFFNSLADFFVQDNYFFTHAAYDPSLDFSQQPVELLRWHSLRAGIPDPHVSGKIAVVGHTASDDGTILDVGHLVCLDTNCYGGGFLTAMEMQSRQVWQATPDGQFVR, translated from the coding sequence TTGAGCGGACGATTAATAGCAATTGGCGATATTCACGGATTCAACGAGCCTTTGCGGACGTTGATTGATGAGATCGCGCCGACCCCGGAAGACGTGATTGTGACGCTGGGGGACTATGTGGATCGCGGACCGGATTCGAAAGGCGTGATCGACACGCTCATTGAGTTATCCCAGAAGACTCAGCTAATTCCGCTGATCGGAAACCACGAAGAGATGATGCTGAACGTGATCGAAGGCGAACAGTCTCATCACGGGTGGTTGCGTTATGGGGGTGTCGAAACCCTCGATAGTTACGCATTCGATGGCGAAATGGACTTTTTGCCGCCTGAGCACGTTGAGTTCTTCAACTCATTGGCGGACTTTTTCGTTCAGGATAACTATTTTTTCACGCACGCCGCTTACGACCCATCGTTGGACTTTTCTCAGCAGCCGGTGGAATTACTGCGATGGCATTCGTTGCGGGCCGGGATTCCGGACCCCCATGTTAGCGGGAAGATCGCAGTTGTCGGGCATACGGCCAGTGACGATGGGACGATTTTAGATGTGGGCCACTTGGTGTGCTTGGATACGAATTGTTATGGCGGTGGGTTTTTGACGGCAATGGAGATGCAATCGCGACAGGTCTGGCAAGCGACTCCGGATGGGCAATTCGTCCGGTAG
- a CDS encoding PTS sugar transporter subunit IIA produces MEDLDISQLAEYLHVTPDQIKKMVTRGNLPGRKVGGEWRFNEAEIHHWLEERIGLSDTAELDQVRAVLHRRSDSNPRPLSEICTVDTIATPLSARTRGSVIRAMANLAATTGMLWDAPAMAEAVAEREKLHPTALSNGVALLHPRRPQTSILADSVLALGICQAGLPFSDRGQLTDIFFLICSYDDTSHLRILAKLSRLVANEDFLDGLRAAESPGDAWSIFREAEAVVDENQTF; encoded by the coding sequence ATGGAAGACCTCGATATCTCGCAATTGGCTGAGTATCTGCATGTTACGCCCGACCAAATAAAGAAAATGGTGACCCGTGGAAACCTGCCGGGACGCAAGGTAGGGGGGGAATGGCGATTCAATGAAGCCGAGATCCACCACTGGTTGGAAGAGCGAATCGGTTTGAGCGATACGGCCGAACTGGACCAGGTGCGTGCGGTTCTGCACCGGCGATCGGATTCCAATCCAAGACCACTGTCCGAAATTTGCACGGTCGACACGATTGCCACGCCATTGTCGGCACGGACTCGCGGTAGCGTGATTCGGGCGATGGCGAACTTGGCGGCGACCACCGGCATGTTGTGGGACGCCCCAGCGATGGCGGAGGCGGTTGCGGAGCGTGAAAAGCTGCACCCGACCGCGCTCAGCAACGGGGTGGCTCTGTTGCACCCTCGGCGTCCGCAAACATCGATCTTGGCCGATTCGGTGTTGGCGTTGGGGATCTGTCAGGCTGGCCTGCCGTTTTCAGATCGGGGACAATTGACGGATATCTTCTTCCTGATCTGCTCTTACGACGACACCAGTCACTTGCGTATTTTGGCGAAACTGAGCCGTTTAGTCGCTAATGAAGACTTTCTGGACGGGCTACGTGCTGCGGAATCGCCGGGCGATGCCTGGTCGATCTTCCGTGAAGCCGAAGCTGTGGTGGATGAAAACCAAACCTTCTGA
- a CDS encoding DEAD/DEAH box helicase produces the protein MSTPPPPPSETLDSSGADSEPVDRDMLAEEYFETLPYEPYPVQEEALLAYFTGDPVKTGGHGVLVCAPTGTGKTLIAEAAVYEALRSGTRMYYTTPLIALTDQKLDELRESAVRWGFSPDQVGLVTGNRTVNPDAPVLVVVAEILLNRLLNPEQFSFDDVSCVVMDEFHSFNDYQRGIVWELTLGQLPKHVRLLLLSATVGNSLAFTTWLRNAHGKNLQLVQGTERKVPLQYEWVEDELLNDFAEKIAAGDEDARRTPALMFCFSRSQCWTTAEMLKGKSLIDKSRQAELADILNAADFSTGVGPKLKQILMRGVGVHHAGVLPRYRRIVEDLFQQKLLSICVCTETLAAGINLPARSVVLPCLLKGPKDKKKLVETASAQQIFGRAGRPQFDDRGYVYALAHEDDVKLHRWREKFDQIPEDTKDAGLLKARKQLKKKMPKRRAGETYWTATQFEQLQSAKSADLGSRGKLPWRLLAYLISKDPNIQPIRDLVGRRLMPPKGIESAQRDLNRMLITLDRSGCIELSPPPRVAAIKAPPVAGEKKAAKPGDIVRELEAKHAEPAPASTGLFGELLDTMREKEPEKPEPETPDATPESEADAAEAKRKAIAERGYELDEYRPESAIAKNRLERLVQLKSINPLFGVFLADLLATADENERIAILESVLEVPGTVARFTRMPRIEEMPPGTLATTHLDPLLLQRGLATIDELGGGEKEEDEEVENRGFGRVMFDEPKVWPLTIGEKCLRLFRDEFPKVEDVQVRPVWIVGELLEYGGDFDRYVVTRKLQKEEGILFRHCLRMILLLDEMANIPPEGTTVETWEDWLDDLADRLTETCRNIDPQSTDEILSAETQDELTPPTGRRNDRPNKAS, from the coding sequence ATGAGCACTCCGCCCCCACCGCCGTCTGAAACTCTCGATTCTTCTGGGGCGGACAGCGAACCAGTCGATCGCGACATGTTGGCCGAAGAGTACTTCGAAACGCTGCCCTACGAACCTTATCCAGTCCAAGAAGAAGCGTTGCTGGCGTACTTCACGGGCGACCCGGTGAAGACCGGAGGCCACGGCGTACTGGTTTGCGCACCAACAGGGACGGGCAAGACACTGATCGCCGAGGCCGCCGTGTACGAGGCCCTGCGATCCGGCACACGCATGTACTACACGACCCCCTTGATCGCGTTGACCGACCAAAAACTCGACGAACTACGCGAGTCGGCCGTACGCTGGGGATTCTCCCCCGACCAGGTCGGTTTGGTCACCGGCAACCGCACCGTCAATCCAGACGCGCCGGTCCTGGTTGTGGTCGCTGAGATTCTTCTGAATCGATTACTGAACCCCGAACAATTTTCGTTTGACGATGTGTCCTGCGTTGTCATGGATGAGTTTCATTCGTTCAACGACTATCAACGCGGCATCGTTTGGGAACTCACACTGGGCCAACTGCCCAAACATGTGCGACTGTTGTTGTTGTCAGCCACGGTCGGCAATTCACTCGCGTTCACTACTTGGTTGCGTAACGCGCATGGCAAGAACCTGCAACTTGTTCAAGGCACCGAACGGAAAGTGCCGCTGCAATACGAATGGGTCGAAGACGAACTGCTTAATGACTTTGCTGAAAAAATTGCCGCCGGCGACGAAGACGCTCGCCGGACTCCCGCGTTGATGTTTTGTTTCAGCCGATCCCAGTGCTGGACCACTGCTGAAATGCTGAAGGGGAAGTCGTTGATCGACAAGTCACGACAAGCCGAACTGGCCGACATTCTCAACGCCGCTGATTTCTCCACCGGCGTGGGCCCCAAACTCAAACAAATCTTGATGCGAGGCGTCGGTGTCCACCATGCCGGCGTGTTGCCTCGGTACCGGCGTATCGTCGAAGACCTGTTTCAACAAAAGCTGCTTAGCATTTGCGTGTGCACTGAAACGCTTGCCGCCGGGATCAACCTACCCGCCCGGAGCGTCGTGTTGCCGTGCCTGCTGAAAGGTCCGAAAGACAAGAAGAAGTTGGTTGAGACCGCATCGGCACAACAAATCTTTGGTCGCGCCGGACGTCCCCAATTCGATGACCGAGGCTACGTGTACGCGCTCGCTCACGAAGACGATGTAAAGCTGCATCGCTGGCGAGAAAAGTTCGACCAGATCCCCGAAGACACCAAAGACGCGGGGCTTCTGAAAGCACGCAAGCAACTGAAGAAAAAGATGCCCAAGCGGCGTGCCGGTGAAACCTACTGGACAGCAACGCAGTTCGAACAACTTCAGTCGGCAAAATCCGCCGACCTGGGCAGTCGCGGCAAACTGCCTTGGCGATTGCTCGCGTACCTGATCAGCAAGGATCCCAACATCCAACCGATTCGCGATCTGGTAGGTCGCCGCCTCATGCCGCCCAAAGGAATCGAGTCTGCCCAGCGAGACCTGAACCGGATGCTGATCACATTGGACCGCAGTGGTTGCATCGAACTTTCTCCACCACCCCGTGTTGCCGCGATCAAAGCCCCGCCCGTTGCCGGTGAAAAGAAGGCAGCGAAGCCCGGCGACATCGTTCGTGAACTGGAAGCGAAACACGCTGAACCCGCTCCCGCCTCGACTGGCTTGTTCGGTGAACTTCTCGACACGATGCGAGAGAAAGAGCCCGAGAAGCCGGAACCGGAGACGCCTGACGCCACTCCCGAAAGCGAAGCCGACGCCGCTGAAGCAAAACGCAAAGCGATTGCTGAACGCGGCTATGAACTCGACGAGTATCGTCCGGAATCCGCCATCGCCAAGAACCGCTTGGAACGACTCGTTCAGCTGAAAAGCATCAACCCCTTGTTCGGTGTCTTCCTGGCCGACCTACTCGCCACCGCAGACGAAAACGAACGCATCGCGATCCTGGAAAGCGTCTTAGAAGTGCCGGGCACCGTTGCCCGCTTCACTCGCATGCCCCGCATCGAAGAAATGCCCCCGGGCACCCTCGCAACCACCCACCTCGACCCGCTGCTATTGCAACGCGGCCTCGCCACGATCGACGAACTCGGTGGCGGTGAGAAGGAAGAGGACGAAGAAGTGGAAAACCGCGGGTTCGGTCGCGTAATGTTCGACGAGCCGAAAGTGTGGCCACTGACCATCGGCGAGAAGTGCTTGCGACTGTTTCGCGACGAGTTCCCCAAAGTGGAGGACGTGCAAGTTCGTCCGGTTTGGATCGTTGGCGAGTTGCTGGAATACGGCGGCGACTTCGATCGCTACGTCGTCACCCGTAAACTGCAAAAGGAAGAAGGCATTCTCTTTCGGCACTGTCTACGGATGATCCTATTGCTCGACGAGATGGCCAACATCCCTCCCGAAGGCACCACCGTCGAAACCTGGGAAGACTGGCTCGATGACCTGGCCGATCGCCTGACCGAAACCTGTCGCAACATCGATCCGCAAAGCACCGACGAAATCCTCAGCGCGGAGACCCAAGACGAACTCACTCCACCAACAGGCCGCCGCAACGACCGCCCCAACAAAGCGAGCTAA
- a CDS encoding DUF1573 domain-containing protein — protein sequence MKTFLACLIFAAVGATVAWKINYDRYGKYEGYFGPMDVHGEVTAKNALASMRKNWTDTATPRVELPDGHSYDFGVMSPEEEGEHIFVVKNTGEADLSLKVGASTCKCTVGELGKESLAPGEQTEVKMSWTVKTNESSFGQSAELRTNDPAKVAIRFEISGQVVRQVQLFPEQVTFGEVAAGENIEVQVRVYSYLDYPVKAGNVKFTDELLNELASIEVEEFEPGNDDGVNEAAKQGFLVKALVKPGLKQGPVNDNISLELQRLDEDGNVVASSKDSKSGDTEEKDDDATGEDQKSLDDPSKLYVFAPVSGRIVGALSMLPNSKLRGVSGGGYIFDFGKVGKDDSLTAKSFVSLKGQQKDSTNLKIGEVSPAEYVEATLAKPIGRGQMTLYGLTLKLKPGAEKVERLGMNRDDYGFVMIESDNPKVPPLKMRLKFSLSAR from the coding sequence ATGAAGACGTTTCTGGCTTGTTTGATCTTTGCCGCCGTTGGTGCGACGGTGGCTTGGAAAATCAATTACGACCGCTACGGAAAATACGAAGGCTATTTTGGCCCGATGGATGTCCATGGCGAGGTAACGGCGAAGAACGCGCTCGCGTCGATGCGGAAAAACTGGACGGATACGGCGACTCCCCGAGTGGAGCTTCCCGATGGGCACTCTTACGATTTCGGGGTGATGAGCCCCGAGGAAGAGGGCGAGCACATCTTTGTCGTCAAGAACACGGGCGAAGCGGATTTGTCGCTGAAGGTGGGGGCTTCGACGTGCAAGTGCACCGTGGGCGAACTGGGGAAAGAATCGCTTGCTCCGGGTGAGCAAACGGAAGTGAAAATGAGCTGGACGGTGAAAACGAACGAAAGTTCGTTTGGCCAATCCGCTGAGCTTCGCACTAATGACCCAGCCAAGGTGGCGATTCGCTTCGAAATTAGCGGGCAAGTCGTCCGCCAAGTCCAATTGTTCCCCGAGCAAGTTACTTTCGGTGAAGTGGCCGCGGGTGAGAACATCGAAGTCCAAGTGCGTGTCTACAGTTACCTGGATTACCCGGTGAAGGCCGGCAATGTGAAATTCACAGACGAGCTGCTCAATGAGCTGGCAAGCATCGAGGTGGAAGAGTTTGAGCCCGGCAACGATGACGGCGTGAATGAAGCAGCCAAGCAAGGATTCCTGGTGAAGGCTCTCGTCAAGCCCGGTCTGAAGCAGGGCCCCGTCAACGACAATATCTCGTTGGAACTGCAGCGTTTGGACGAAGACGGCAACGTTGTCGCGAGCTCAAAAGACAGTAAGTCTGGCGATACGGAAGAAAAAGACGATGACGCGACTGGTGAAGATCAGAAAAGTCTGGACGACCCCTCAAAACTTTATGTCTTCGCTCCAGTTTCAGGCCGCATCGTCGGGGCACTGAGTATGTTGCCCAATTCCAAGCTTCGCGGCGTCAGCGGGGGCGGTTACATCTTTGATTTCGGCAAAGTCGGGAAAGATGACTCGCTGACCGCGAAATCATTTGTTTCGTTGAAAGGCCAGCAAAAGGACTCGACGAATTTGAAGATCGGCGAGGTCAGTCCGGCTGAGTATGTCGAGGCAACACTGGCGAAACCCATTGGTCGTGGCCAAATGACGCTTTACGGTTTAACGCTAAAACTCAAGCCTGGCGCCGAAAAGGTCGAACGACTAGGAATGAACCGAGATGATTACGGCTTTGTCATGATTGAGTCCGACAACCCGAAAGTCCCGCCGTTGAAAATGAGACTGAAATTTTCTCTCTCGGCGCGTTAG
- a CDS encoding DUF1559 domain-containing protein: MNRPRSGFTLVELLVVISIIGVLMGLLLPAVGAVREASRRNQCSTQIKNLSMAAITYENSKGEMPGYVQSFGRYVGGTGAIDPSDPGNGGVGSHMKIGTWAVALLPSLDAQPAYEHWTEDRYPIIHGGGGTTSGATSGESGASFHQLAAPNLAVMQCASNPVSLGEFGKNSYIANTGMSISGTLPSGFTRPSVSFVGSQSRGNGVFNNKYNVNSSLVHVSEGPKFRIDDIKDGAGNTMLFSESVQALPWHRAGFVAATDFTLATATDKDVVFDATASGAGGVLAARFVHGMVWHYADDATGMSGHWNTNGASEDTPCPVQSFWKINGGGTTVSDDIFTLAMNVTNSPNLARPSSAHTDGVNAAMADGGTRFIADSIDYRVYQALLTPRGKSSNVPWPEFVITDDAF; the protein is encoded by the coding sequence ATGAACAGACCTCGATCCGGTTTCACCCTTGTTGAATTGTTGGTGGTCATCTCGATCATCGGAGTCCTGATGGGCTTGCTCTTGCCCGCCGTTGGCGCTGTGCGAGAAGCCTCTCGTCGTAACCAGTGCAGCACGCAGATTAAGAATTTATCGATGGCTGCCATCACCTACGAAAATTCGAAAGGTGAGATGCCGGGTTACGTGCAGAGTTTCGGTCGGTATGTAGGAGGAACTGGTGCTATTGACCCCTCCGACCCAGGAAATGGCGGTGTTGGTTCTCACATGAAAATCGGCACTTGGGCAGTCGCGCTTTTGCCTTCGTTGGACGCGCAGCCAGCTTATGAGCACTGGACTGAGGATCGATACCCAATCATTCATGGTGGGGGAGGCACCACAAGCGGGGCAACGTCTGGTGAATCAGGTGCCAGTTTTCATCAGCTTGCGGCTCCCAACCTTGCGGTTATGCAGTGTGCTAGCAACCCGGTTTCCCTAGGTGAGTTCGGGAAAAACAGTTACATCGCCAATACGGGAATGAGCATCAGTGGCACTCTTCCAAGCGGTTTCACTCGTCCTTCGGTCTCCTTTGTTGGTTCACAGAGCCGAGGCAACGGTGTTTTTAACAATAAGTACAACGTTAATTCTTCACTCGTCCATGTCTCCGAAGGACCGAAGTTCCGGATCGATGATATAAAGGACGGCGCTGGCAACACGATGCTCTTTTCGGAAAGCGTCCAGGCGTTGCCTTGGCACCGAGCCGGTTTCGTCGCTGCTACGGACTTCACGCTAGCTACAGCTACCGATAAAGATGTCGTCTTTGATGCGACAGCTAGTGGAGCGGGGGGGGTACTTGCAGCTCGTTTTGTCCACGGAATGGTTTGGCATTATGCTGATGATGCGACTGGTATGTCAGGACACTGGAATACGAACGGCGCTTCGGAAGATACACCATGTCCTGTGCAAAGCTTCTGGAAGATCAATGGTGGCGGTACAACCGTTTCCGACGATATTTTTACGCTTGCAATGAACGTTACAAATTCACCTAACTTGGCTCGACCTTCGTCAGCCCACACTGATGGCGTGAATGCAGCGATGGCTGACGGTGGAACCCGGTTCATCGCAGACAGCATTGATTACCGCGTGTACCAAGCATTGCTAACGCCTCGTGGCAAGAGCAGCAATGTTCCATGGCCTGAGTTTGTGATCACTGACGACGCATTCTAG
- a CDS encoding multiheme c-type cytochrome — MAAQTGEPVAEAEPAVKEDADQPSASEGSQSDDKVNSETEATAEKKPGKFDGEITIDDIDVDQDASIEPSASDWENAEIVPTPVAVPEIIAEVVPTPHGMPEHALAEAQSVRKPPIVPRSRADVVAVQPLGPGLPVTPIKNSGIPVFPASTEVAKIAEAKRPGTTQAGGANSGVSPPNDAALGTPQALAADSVPGAPAGSAVGGGPIDFKAWPAPEVALFITGQQHGYIEPCGCTGLDKQKGGVARRMTFANELKNEGWNLLPIDAGNLIRRFGRQAEIKFHRSLEALRKMGYVAVGFGPDDVRISVGDLIQEAAAEKPEDMVYASANVVLVDPSLMPSYQLVKRNGLKIAVTSILDPDALDAPLNEDIMLGAPIDSAKQVIAKIKAEQPDFTVLTFYGKDEAAQKLVQAVPGFDVVVVAGGYGEPTYQPEKVEGSETKMILTGDKGMYVGLIGLYADSSMKYARVPLTHDFEDAPEMRQLMSEYQFQLRDLGFDNLEIKPIPHPSGRNFVGSETCGECHTDAYGIWENSPHFGATESLVHPGERGDVPRHFDPECISCHVTGWNPQNYYPYKSGYLDLKADEHLHGNGCENCHGPGADHAAAESGEVEVSDAIRDQLRAAMQLPLEDAREKCMECHDLDNSPDFHEDGAFDDYWAEVEHYGVD, encoded by the coding sequence GTGGCTGCTCAAACAGGTGAGCCTGTAGCGGAAGCAGAGCCCGCGGTGAAAGAAGACGCGGATCAGCCATCCGCTAGCGAAGGCAGTCAGTCAGACGACAAGGTAAATTCAGAGACCGAAGCGACGGCTGAAAAGAAGCCGGGCAAGTTTGACGGCGAAATCACGATCGATGATATCGACGTGGACCAGGACGCTTCGATTGAACCGTCCGCCTCGGATTGGGAAAACGCAGAGATTGTACCGACGCCTGTCGCGGTTCCCGAAATTATTGCTGAAGTCGTCCCTACTCCTCATGGCATGCCTGAACACGCCCTCGCCGAGGCGCAGTCCGTTCGCAAGCCGCCGATCGTGCCTCGGTCGCGAGCTGATGTGGTCGCCGTGCAACCCCTTGGCCCAGGACTCCCAGTCACACCGATCAAGAACTCCGGTATTCCTGTCTTTCCAGCCTCAACGGAAGTCGCGAAGATTGCCGAGGCGAAACGTCCCGGAACTACCCAGGCCGGTGGTGCGAACTCGGGCGTCTCACCTCCAAACGATGCTGCATTGGGGACACCCCAAGCACTGGCTGCTGATTCGGTTCCCGGAGCTCCGGCAGGCAGCGCAGTGGGCGGTGGACCCATTGATTTCAAGGCGTGGCCAGCTCCGGAGGTTGCGTTGTTCATTACCGGACAACAACACGGATACATCGAGCCATGTGGTTGCACGGGACTCGACAAGCAAAAAGGCGGTGTTGCTCGACGGATGACATTCGCGAATGAGTTGAAGAATGAGGGCTGGAATTTGTTGCCAATCGATGCTGGCAACCTGATTCGCCGATTTGGCCGACAAGCTGAAATCAAGTTTCACCGGTCGCTCGAGGCGCTGCGGAAAATGGGATACGTCGCGGTTGGCTTCGGTCCCGACGATGTCCGGATCAGTGTTGGAGATTTGATCCAGGAAGCGGCAGCTGAAAAGCCGGAAGACATGGTTTACGCGTCGGCCAACGTCGTGCTTGTCGATCCTTCGTTGATGCCGTCTTACCAACTTGTCAAGCGAAACGGTTTGAAGATTGCCGTGACCAGCATTCTGGATCCCGATGCTCTGGATGCCCCGTTGAACGAGGACATCATGCTGGGGGCGCCGATTGATTCGGCCAAGCAGGTCATCGCCAAGATCAAAGCGGAACAGCCTGACTTCACCGTGCTGACCTTCTACGGAAAAGACGAGGCGGCGCAAAAATTGGTGCAAGCGGTTCCGGGGTTCGATGTTGTCGTGGTCGCCGGAGGTTACGGCGAGCCCACCTATCAGCCTGAAAAGGTAGAGGGGTCTGAAACCAAGATGATCCTGACTGGTGATAAGGGCATGTATGTCGGGTTGATTGGCTTATACGCGGACAGTTCGATGAAGTACGCCCGCGTGCCTTTGACACATGACTTTGAGGATGCACCTGAAATGCGACAGCTGATGTCGGAGTATCAGTTTCAGCTTCGCGATCTCGGGTTTGATAACCTCGAAATCAAGCCGATCCCTCACCCATCGGGACGCAACTTTGTGGGCTCTGAAACGTGTGGTGAATGCCATACGGATGCCTATGGCATCTGGGAAAATTCACCCCACTTTGGTGCGACCGAAAGTCTGGTTCATCCAGGTGAACGTGGTGATGTGCCGCGTCATTTCGATCCGGAATGCATCAGCTGTCACGTGACAGGGTGGAATCCACAAAACTACTATCCGTATAAGTCGGGGTATCTGGATTTAAAGGCTGACGAGCATCTGCATGGCAACGGTTGTGAGAATTGCCACGGCCCCGGTGCGGATCACGCGGCGGCGGAAAGCGGTGAGGTGGAGGTGAGCGACGCGATTCGTGATCAGCTTCGCGCCGCGATGCAGTTGCCTCTCGAGGATGCTCGCGAGAAGTGCATGGAATGTCATGACTTGGACAACAGCCCCGACTTCCATGAAGACGGAGCCTTCGACGACTACTGGGCTGAAGTCGAGCACTACGGCGTCGACTGA